A single region of the Ignavibacteria bacterium genome encodes:
- the purL gene encoding phosphoribosylformylglycinamidine synthase subunit PurL: protein MKEPEVTLELAFEHGLTKEEFEDICTRLGRTPSFTELGIFSVMWSEHCSYKNSIKLIKTLPRSGGRLLVGAGEENAGLVDIGDGFAIAFKIESHNHPSAVEPYQGAATGVGGILRDIFTMGARPIAALNSLRFGSLDDDRTRYLFNGVVEGIADYGNCFGVPTVAGEVYFDECYHGNPLVNAMAVGVVKHGMTASATAEGAGNPVIIVGSSTGRDGIHGATFASEEISEKSEAKRPSVQVGDPFTEKLLLEASLEVIRKGYIVGIQDMGAAGISCSTTEMSGKGNHGMTIDLSKVPLRETGMTAYEIMLSESQERMLVVAKKEFEKDVKEVFEKWDLHCETIGEVTADRRVKIFYNGELKADVDPYDLVLGGGAPQYDRETRKPLYLEETAKFEKTELPVPGDLKAAVLKVLSSPVIASKKWVYRQYDSMVRTNTVKGPGAGDAAVVYLKDTNKAIAVKTDCNSRFVYLDPREGGKLAVAEAARNVVCTGAIPLAITNCLNFGNPYKPEIYWQFKEAVTGMGEACRFFDTPVTGGNVSFYNESPDSAVYPTPVVGMLGLIEDLSHITGMHFKNEGDLIIVAGEDAEEIGGSEYLKIIHKLVKGTPPVCDLEKEKKLHDFTLAVIKSGMVNSAHDVSEGGVVVTIIESCIADEENPVGAEVSFSGTREDFAFFSETQGRIVFSIAPENLSKFETLAHEKGVPVKVAGKTGGKKVKINDIEFEISELKERYYEAIPELMARKS from the coding sequence ATGAAAGAACCTGAAGTAACACTTGAACTGGCATTTGAACACGGACTTACCAAAGAGGAATTTGAAGATATTTGCACCCGTCTAGGGAGGACGCCTTCATTCACAGAACTTGGGATATTCAGTGTAATGTGGAGTGAGCATTGCAGTTATAAAAATTCCATTAAGCTGATAAAAACATTGCCCAGAAGCGGTGGGAGACTCCTCGTGGGTGCGGGGGAGGAGAACGCCGGACTTGTGGATATTGGAGACGGTTTCGCAATAGCTTTTAAAATCGAAAGTCATAATCATCCGTCTGCAGTCGAACCGTATCAGGGTGCTGCCACAGGTGTCGGAGGCATTTTGAGGGATATCTTCACGATGGGTGCCCGACCTATAGCGGCTTTGAACTCGCTTCGGTTTGGTTCGCTTGACGACGACCGGACAAGATACCTTTTCAACGGGGTGGTTGAGGGCATCGCAGATTATGGAAATTGTTTCGGTGTTCCGACAGTAGCCGGAGAAGTCTATTTTGACGAATGTTACCATGGTAACCCTTTAGTAAATGCGATGGCTGTCGGAGTTGTCAAACACGGAATGACAGCTTCCGCCACTGCCGAGGGAGCGGGAAATCCTGTGATTATAGTGGGTTCATCCACGGGACGGGACGGTATTCATGGTGCTACATTCGCTTCCGAAGAAATTTCGGAGAAAAGTGAGGCAAAGCGTCCATCGGTTCAGGTTGGTGACCCGTTTACCGAAAAACTGTTGCTCGAAGCAAGTCTGGAAGTCATCAGAAAAGGTTACATTGTGGGAATACAGGACATGGGAGCAGCGGGAATCTCGTGCTCAACCACCGAAATGAGCGGGAAGGGGAATCACGGCATGACGATCGATTTGTCAAAAGTGCCACTTCGTGAAACAGGGATGACAGCTTACGAGATAATGCTTTCTGAAAGTCAGGAGAGAATGCTCGTAGTTGCAAAAAAAGAGTTTGAGAAAGATGTAAAAGAAGTTTTCGAAAAATGGGATCTTCATTGCGAAACAATCGGGGAAGTTACTGCAGACAGAAGAGTAAAAATCTTTTACAACGGTGAGTTAAAAGCCGATGTAGATCCTTACGATCTCGTACTTGGAGGTGGTGCTCCGCAATATGACAGAGAGACCCGGAAACCACTTTATTTGGAGGAAACAGCAAAATTCGAAAAAACAGAACTTCCCGTTCCCGGAGATCTGAAAGCTGCAGTTCTGAAGGTTTTGTCGTCTCCGGTGATTGCATCCAAAAAATGGGTTTACAGGCAATATGACAGTATGGTTAGAACCAATACCGTAAAGGGACCGGGAGCCGGTGACGCTGCTGTGGTATACCTGAAAGACACCAATAAAGCGATAGCAGTGAAAACAGATTGTAACTCGAGGTTCGTTTATCTCGATCCGAGGGAAGGGGGCAAACTCGCCGTGGCAGAGGCTGCGAGAAATGTCGTTTGTACGGGCGCAATTCCACTCGCTATCACAAATTGCCTGAATTTTGGAAATCCGTATAAGCCTGAAATTTACTGGCAATTCAAAGAAGCTGTTACCGGAATGGGCGAGGCATGCAGATTTTTTGATACACCCGTGACAGGAGGGAATGTCTCCTTCTACAACGAGTCACCGGATTCTGCAGTATATCCGACACCCGTAGTTGGAATGCTTGGTTTGATTGAAGATTTGTCCCACATTACAGGGATGCACTTCAAAAATGAAGGAGACCTTATAATTGTTGCCGGAGAGGATGCTGAAGAAATTGGCGGTTCCGAGTATTTAAAGATCATCCACAAACTGGTAAAAGGAACACCTCCTGTTTGTGATCTGGAGAAAGAGAAAAAACTGCACGATTTCACTCTTGCAGTTATAAAGTCGGGGATGGTTAATTCGGCACACGATGTGTCTGAAGGTGGTGTTGTGGTCACAATAATTGAGTCGTGCATTGCGGACGAAGAGAATCCTGTTGGAGCAGAAGTCAGTTTCTCCGGCACTCGCGAAGATTTCGCTTTCTTTTCCGAAACCCAGGGAAGGATTGTCTTCTCAATTGCACCGGAAAACCTGTCCAAGTTTGAGACATTGGCACACGAAAAAGGTGTTCCAGTCAAGGTGGCAGGGAAAACAGGGGGAAAAAAAGTAAAGATAAATGATATTGAATTTGAGATATCGGAGCTAAAAGAAAGATATTATGAAGCTATTCCGGAACTTATGGCAAGAAAAAGTTAA
- a CDS encoding T9SS type A sorting domain-containing protein gives MKRFFTIIILATILVAAGLPSMKTETKSSTPKGNGDNPRNFVLEQNYPNPFNPETTISYHLPNAGQVRLSVYNLLGVEVAVLVDEFQSTGTYSIRFNASSLQSGVYLYKLKMGNTTLTRKMTYLK, from the coding sequence ATGAAAAGATTTTTTACAATTATAATTTTGGCCACCATACTGGTGGCAGCAGGTCTTCCCTCGATGAAGACTGAAACAAAATCAAGTACTCCAAAAGGTAACGGAGATAATCCACGCAATTTTGTATTGGAGCAAAATTATCCCAATCCGTTTAATCCTGAAACGACCATCAGCTATCATCTTCCAAACGCTGGTCAGGTGAGACTTTCAGTGTATAATCTCCTTGGAGTTGAAGTGGCAGTTCTTGTGGATGAGTTTCAGTCAACCGGAACCTACAGCATAAGATTCAACGCTTCGTCATTGCAGTCGGGAGTTTATCTTTACAAATTGAAAATGGGAAATACCACCCTCACACGGAAAATGACTTACCTCAAGTAA
- a CDS encoding low specificity L-threonine aldolase, with the protein MIDLRSDTVTKPSPDMRRAMYDAEVGDDVFKEDPTVNEFQEYAADLLGFETALFVFSGVMGNQLCLKTHTQPHDEVICDAESHIFYYESGSPAVLSGLQLFPVFTKDGIMTPELVAPAIRPLEAYYMPRTRVIALENTHNRRMGRVYPLETIKKLEKFVHEKGFIFHLDGARVWNAAVSLGVEPKEITSHFDSVSCCLSKGLGAPVGSVIAGNRDFIKEAFRFRKAWGGGARQVGVLAAAGLYALKNNISRLHEDHENAGFMARELANMPQYEIDSDSVQTNILIFKHRTKSPEVLMAECEAEGLRFLPGPIGTVRAITHMDVNKDQIIEALNILWRL; encoded by the coding sequence ATAATTGATTTAAGAAGCGACACAGTTACAAAACCTTCGCCTGATATGAGAAGGGCAATGTACGATGCCGAAGTTGGGGATGATGTTTTTAAAGAAGATCCAACTGTAAATGAATTTCAGGAGTATGCGGCAGATCTCTTGGGGTTTGAAACAGCACTCTTCGTTTTCAGCGGCGTAATGGGTAACCAGTTGTGCCTCAAAACCCACACACAGCCACACGACGAGGTAATTTGCGATGCTGAATCGCATATTTTTTATTATGAATCTGGCTCTCCGGCAGTATTGAGCGGTTTACAGTTGTTTCCGGTTTTTACAAAGGACGGTATTATGACACCCGAACTGGTCGCACCAGCGATCAGACCTCTCGAAGCCTACTACATGCCAAGAACCAGAGTAATTGCCCTTGAAAACACGCATAACAGGAGAATGGGGAGGGTTTATCCTCTTGAGACAATAAAAAAACTTGAAAAATTTGTGCATGAAAAGGGATTTATTTTCCATCTGGACGGTGCAAGAGTGTGGAATGCTGCCGTGAGTCTCGGTGTGGAGCCAAAAGAGATTACTTCTCACTTCGATTCAGTTTCCTGTTGTCTGTCGAAAGGTTTGGGAGCGCCTGTTGGTTCTGTTATTGCCGGGAACAGGGATTTTATCAAAGAGGCATTCCGGTTCAGAAAAGCATGGGGAGGTGGGGCAAGGCAGGTTGGAGTATTAGCCGCAGCGGGACTTTATGCTCTGAAGAATAATATTTCCAGACTTCATGAGGATCATGAAAATGCCGGATTTATGGCAAGAGAACTTGCGAACATGCCCCAATATGAGATTGATTCAGATTCTGTTCAAACAAATATTCTCATTTTCAAACACAGAACAAAATCACCTGAAGTATTGATGGCAGAGTGTGAGGCGGAGGGTCTTCGTTTTCTTCCCGGTCCAATTGGAACAGTAAGGGCTATAACACACATGGATGTGAATAAAGATCAGATTATCGAAGCACTCAATATATTGTGGAGGTTGTAA
- a CDS encoding ribonuclease H-like domain-containing protein, with protein sequence MKRIVFDIETVALPWESFSPSQQEYLLRDAEKEKTPEDKERKQAELKDWTALYPFTSKVVVIGMYYVEQQKGYVFYENETEEVWQSEETGFSYKGLPEREILIKFWEFVSKVDQLISFNGRGFDVPFLMLRSALLGIKPSKNLMGNRFDSKLHLDLLEQLSFYGGFRKFNLDFYCHSFGIKTPKSKDVSGSEVKNMYHEGRIKEIAEYCGRDIFATYQLYDIWQQYLA encoded by the coding sequence ATGAAAAGAATCGTTTTTGATATAGAAACTGTCGCCTTGCCATGGGAATCATTTTCCCCGAGCCAGCAGGAATACCTACTGAGAGACGCAGAAAAAGAAAAAACCCCTGAGGATAAGGAACGGAAACAGGCGGAACTTAAAGACTGGACAGCTTTGTATCCTTTCACATCGAAAGTTGTCGTCATCGGGATGTATTATGTAGAGCAGCAAAAAGGCTATGTTTTTTACGAAAATGAGACTGAGGAAGTGTGGCAGTCGGAAGAGACCGGTTTTAGCTACAAGGGATTGCCTGAACGGGAAATTTTGATAAAGTTTTGGGAATTTGTTTCAAAAGTTGATCAACTTATTTCCTTTAACGGGAGGGGATTTGATGTTCCATTCCTGATGTTGCGATCGGCACTTCTTGGCATAAAACCTTCGAAAAATTTGATGGGAAACAGGTTTGACAGCAAGCTGCACCTCGATCTTCTCGAACAGTTATCTTTTTATGGCGGATTCCGCAAATTCAACCTCGATTTTTACTGTCACAGTTTTGGAATTAAAACTCCCAAATCTAAAGATGTTTCAGGTTCTGAAGTAAAAAACATGTATCATGAAGGGAGAATAAAAGAAATTGCTGAATATTGCGGGAGGGATATCTTTGCCACTTACCAACTTTATGATATATGGCAGCAATATCTTGCCTGA
- a CDS encoding acyl-CoA thioesterase has product MFEYNGHAFYHVTKLKVRFHEVDMLGVCNNAVYVSFLEQSRLEYLKEAGLIPERGLFTDGFDFFMVRNEINYRRHSKYDDELEIHTRISYIGNSSYGFEHVIVNKTTGEVVVDGSGVVAQVDQKTGKTAPLSDEFAAKVGSFEKRSFDRSKRT; this is encoded by the coding sequence ATGTTTGAGTACAACGGACACGCATTTTATCATGTTACAAAGTTGAAAGTAAGATTCCATGAAGTTGACATGCTTGGCGTTTGCAATAACGCTGTTTATGTCTCTTTTTTGGAGCAATCCCGTCTCGAATATCTGAAAGAAGCCGGATTGATTCCCGAGCGAGGTTTATTCACCGATGGTTTCGATTTTTTCATGGTAAGGAATGAGATTAACTACAGAAGACATTCGAAATATGATGATGAACTCGAGATTCATACAAGGATATCTTACATTGGGAATTCCTCCTACGGGTTTGAGCATGTAATCGTGAATAAAACTACAGGTGAAGTGGTGGTCGACGGATCCGGTGTTGTTGCTCAGGTTGATCAAAAAACAGGAAAAACAGCTCCGTTGAGTGACGAATTTGCGGCAAAAGTCGGATCATTTGAGAAAAGAAGTTTTGACAGGAGCAAAAGAACATGA
- a CDS encoding YihY/virulence factor BrkB family protein produces MFKKKSTYNRVNGLYKVYVEWILRFIDRFDQHHVFLFSGALAFSLFLCIIPITLIMFFILGNFLTSVEFVGRINTFIDALIPYQSYAEFAKTMIGGRIEELVEYKNVAGIIGFSALLFAASGFFSSIRTVLHNVFDVPEQKNIIISKLVDFLLILVMIVLFFAIFLILPALMVLQRIAMEMPFLGLLDSVLLKETFTVAVSFLSIFILFYFFYRIVPSKKIRKVSLFVGAMTAAGLWILAKFAFGYYIDNLASFGQIYGTYSLLIVIAFWIYYTNMVFIVGAELARLYDENVKVKQKRSKFIAINTMLRWLDDQTINKK; encoded by the coding sequence ATGTTCAAAAAGAAGTCGACCTATAACCGGGTTAACGGGCTTTACAAAGTTTATGTAGAGTGGATATTAAGATTTATTGACAGATTTGATCAGCATCATGTCTTTCTTTTTTCGGGAGCGCTCGCTTTTTCTCTATTCTTATGTATAATCCCGATTACTCTTATCATGTTCTTTATTTTGGGAAATTTTCTTACCTCGGTAGAATTTGTCGGGAGGATTAATACATTTATCGATGCGCTGATACCGTATCAGAGTTATGCGGAATTTGCAAAGACGATGATAGGCGGGAGAATTGAGGAGCTTGTAGAGTACAAAAATGTCGCCGGAATCATCGGTTTCAGCGCATTATTGTTTGCTGCATCGGGGTTCTTCTCGAGTATCAGGACCGTTCTGCACAATGTATTTGATGTGCCCGAGCAGAAAAACATAATTATCTCGAAACTGGTTGATTTTCTTCTGATACTCGTGATGATAGTTCTGTTTTTTGCGATATTCCTGATTTTGCCGGCTTTGATGGTTCTTCAGAGGATAGCGATGGAGATGCCCTTTCTTGGATTGCTTGATTCGGTATTGCTAAAGGAAACTTTTACTGTTGCGGTTTCATTTTTATCAATTTTTATTCTTTTCTATTTCTTCTACAGGATAGTACCGTCAAAAAAAATAAGGAAAGTTTCATTGTTTGTTGGCGCGATGACTGCTGCAGGACTTTGGATTCTCGCAAAGTTTGCGTTTGGATATTATATCGATAATCTCGCTTCATTTGGACAAATATACGGGACTTATTCTCTTTTGATAGTGATAGCGTTTTGGATCTATTATACAAATATGGTATTCATTGTCGGGGCGGAGCTGGCGAGATTGTACGATGAGAATGTGAAAGTTAAACAAAAAAGATCAAAATTTATTGCGATCAACACCATGCTTCGCTGGCTGGATGATCAAACAATAAATAAAAAGTGA